In Carya illinoinensis cultivar Pawnee chromosome 9, C.illinoinensisPawnee_v1, whole genome shotgun sequence, the following are encoded in one genomic region:
- the LOC122274969 gene encoding zinc finger AN1 and C2H2 domain-containing stress-associated protein 11-like, giving the protein MGTPEFPDLGKHCSVDDCKQIDFLPFTCDRCRQVFCLEHRSYIKHSCPKADKQDVTVVICPLCAKGVRLIPQEDPNISWETHVNTECDPSNYEKVTKKKKCPVPGCREALTFSNTIKCRDCLVDHCLKHRFGPDHKCSGPKKSEAGFPFMGLLSRSRTENSKPNRAPTSSSSKWTSNFLNAASTVRASAEAGMAKLSTEISQKWQIAKDGIGHSSNSSRVGGIGQEECPQCGAKFSSVTALVEHVEKVHETSVRRGGMKEVSIDVCPKCSRGFRDPVSLVEHVERDHGCTPRA; this is encoded by the exons ATGGGAACCCCAGAATTCCCAGATCTCGGGAAGCATTGCAGCGTCGATGACTGCAAGCAGATCGATTTCTTGCCGTTCACATGCGATCGCTGCCGCCAG GTGTTTTGTTTGGAGCACCGGAGCTACATTAAACACAGTTGTCCAAAAGCTGACAAACAAGATGTCACTGTTGTCATCTGCCCTCTCTGTGCGAAAGGAGTTCGCTTGATCCCTCAAGAAGACCCAAACATTAGTTGGGAGACACATGTGAACACTGAATGTGACCCttcaaattatgaaaaagtCACTAAGAAGAAAAAATGTCCCGTCCCTGGTTGCAGGGAGGCCCTTACATTCTCAAACACGATCAAGTGCAGGGACTGCTTGGTAGATCATTGTTTGAAGCACAGGTTTGGACCTGACCACAAATGTTCTGGACCTAAGAAATCAGAAGCAGGTTTCCCATTTATGGGTCTTTTGAGTAGAAGTAGAACAGAAAATTCAAAACCCAACCGAGCTCCAACGTCATCCTCCTCCAAGTGGACTTCAAACTTTCTTAATGCAGCTTCAACAGTTAGAGCCTCAGCTGAAGCTGGCATGGCAAAATTGAGCACTGAAATAAGCCAAAAATGGCAGATCGCAAAGGATGGAATAGGGCACAGCAGCAATAGCAGCAGAGTGGGTGGAATTGGACAAGAAGAGTGCCCGCAGTGTGGTGCGAAGTTCTCCTCAGTTACAGCTCTGGTGGAGCATGTGGAGAAAGTTCATGAAACGAGTGTCAGGCGAGGTGGGATGAAGGAGGTATCAATTGATGTCTGCCCAAAGTGCAGTAGAGGATTTCGTGATCCCGTTTCACTTGTGGAGCATGTTGAGAGGGATCACGGTTGTACTCCAAGAGCTTAG